One genomic region from Leptolyngbyaceae cyanobacterium JSC-12 encodes:
- a CDS encoding carbon dioxide concentrating mechanism/carboxysome shell protein (IMG reference gene:2510096818~PFAM: BMC domain): MSRREDFTDMALGLVSAQSFPAIVGIADHMLKSSGVTLVGYEKIGGGHCTAIVRGNVADVRLAVQEGAERAEQFGQKLSTLVVPRPMPNLEVVLPIGNRLAQLATGRGHSKLSNQAVGLLETRGFPAMVGAADAMLKAADVVLAAYETIGAGLCTAIVRGSVANVAMALDVGMVEAERIGELHAVMLVPRPLDDLDQTLPLASCWIEEMQPLKIPLAVKETQKETIALPELTQEMKELTVPNGDRALPEPAQIEAKPPEMEPQRLEQSLTESLSVETEGDSSIASSDAAMATPPPKRTQHHPRRRDRRH; this comes from the coding sequence ATGAGCCGACGCGAAGACTTTACTGACATGGCATTGGGTTTGGTATCTGCCCAAAGTTTTCCCGCGATTGTGGGGATTGCTGATCATATGCTGAAGTCTTCAGGGGTGACGCTGGTAGGCTACGAAAAAATTGGGGGCGGGCATTGTACAGCGATCGTGCGGGGAAATGTGGCAGATGTGCGGTTGGCAGTGCAGGAGGGGGCTGAACGGGCAGAGCAATTTGGGCAAAAGTTGTCAACGCTGGTGGTTCCCCGCCCCATGCCGAACTTGGAAGTGGTGTTGCCAATTGGCAATCGATTGGCGCAGCTAGCAACTGGACGGGGGCATAGCAAACTGAGTAATCAGGCAGTTGGGTTGCTAGAAACGCGGGGATTTCCGGCAATGGTAGGAGCTGCCGATGCCATGTTAAAAGCAGCAGATGTAGTGTTGGCAGCCTATGAGACGATTGGTGCAGGGTTGTGCACGGCGATCGTGCGTGGCTCGGTAGCCAATGTAGCGATGGCGCTGGATGTGGGCATGGTGGAAGCGGAACGAATTGGGGAACTGCACGCGGTAATGTTAGTACCTCGTCCGCTGGATGATCTAGATCAAACCTTGCCATTGGCAAGTTGCTGGATTGAAGAAATGCAGCCGCTGAAGATTCCGCTGGCTGTCAAGGAAACTCAGAAAGAAACGATTGCCCTGCCAGAATTAACGCAGGAAATGAAGGAACTGACAGTGCCCAATGGCGATCGCGCCCTGCCAGAACCTGCTCAAATAGAGGCGAAACCCCCAGAAATGGAGCCGCAACGGTTAGAGCAATCTTTGACAGAATCCCTTTCAGTTGAAACAGAAGGGGATTCCTCAATAGCTTCTTCGGATGCAGCGATGGCAACACCCCCCCCGAAAAGAACCCAGCATCATCCTAGACGACGCGATCGCCGTCATTAA
- a CDS encoding hypothetical protein (IMG reference gene:2510096819~PFAM: Bacterial transferase hexapeptide (three repeats)) translates to MSLRSLQLRPISTSHYYVSGDVTIQAGVAIAPGVLLQADPDSQILIKSGACIGIGAILHAHSGLLEIGEGANVGAEVLLIGQVQIGANACIGAGTTILNSTIEPGQLVPPGSLIGDASRPLNELQATDTVIYPADTKDQSGSSSFFTDAGQTGTADVVSEREEKSTRMNVYGQVYVNRMFVKMFPHHPRSLSSLPDQNGSNPEDPWDD, encoded by the coding sequence ATGTCTTTGCGATCCTTACAGCTACGCCCCATCAGCACCTCTCACTACTATGTCAGTGGCGATGTGACGATTCAAGCAGGGGTTGCGATCGCACCTGGTGTATTGTTACAAGCAGATCCCGACAGCCAGATCCTCATTAAGTCAGGGGCTTGTATAGGGATTGGGGCGATTCTCCATGCTCATAGCGGGTTGTTGGAGATTGGCGAGGGTGCAAATGTTGGAGCGGAAGTTTTGCTGATTGGGCAAGTACAGATCGGTGCAAACGCCTGCATTGGAGCAGGGACAACAATTCTTAATAGCACGATTGAGCCAGGACAACTTGTTCCTCCAGGTTCCTTAATTGGAGATGCCAGTCGTCCACTCAATGAACTTCAAGCTACGGATACTGTGATTTACCCAGCCGATACAAAAGATCAGTCTGGTTCATCCTCTTTCTTTACTGATGCTGGACAAACAGGCACTGCGGATGTGGTGTCCGAACGTGAAGAAAAATCGACACGGATGAATGTTTATGGGCAAGTCTACGTGAATCGAATGTTTGTCAAAATGTTTCCCCATCATCCTCGAAGTTTATCTAGTCTGCCGGATCAAAATGGTTCTAACCCAGAAGATCCCTGGGATGATTAA
- a CDS encoding isoleucine patch superfamily enzyme, carbonic anhydrase/acetyltransferase (IMG reference gene:2510096820~PFAM: Ribulose bisphosphate carboxylase, small chain; Bacterial transferase hexapeptide (three repeats)) — protein MAVRSHAAPPTPWSKSLTEPKIHETAYIHSFSNVIGDVRIGSNVLIAPGTSIRADEGGPFHIGNSSNVQDGVVIHGLEQSHVIGDDGSSYSVWIGSNVAITHMALIHGPAYVGDDCFIGFRSTVFNARIGHGCVVMMHTLIQDVEIPPGKLVPSGAVITSQQQADRLPDVQEADRVFAAHVAGMNHALRLGHYRTEEVAPVAVGSEEFGRSTAANLSGEGESQRQLTKGGSMDSNVISHVRQLLAQGYRIGTEHADERRFQTSSWKSCAPIQASNESQVLAELNACLNEHAGEYVRLIGIDTKAKKRVLETIIQRPGDKPGQGAPSGGMASYSYSVPKTSGYNPNGQSGGASVSDLVAQVRQLLAQGARIGMEHADARRFQTSSWTSCAPIQSTREADVLAGLDACMREHPGEYVRLIGIDPKAKRRVAEVIIQRPNGKSPQFAASGFASSYSTSNQVSHGHATPVGAGFEWAQQVSQLMAQGYTVGVEYADERRFRTSSWTSAPAIQARRDTDAIAAIQSLLAEHGRDYVRLVGVDPKGKRRVAEVIIHRPNGKSGTTSGAKTVSASVSSQSVGSPAYSGSVTSNGSGRLNGDVASQVRQLLAQGYRISTEYADERRFRTSSWQSGEIIQSSRDADVMAALNAFMNQHAGDYVRLVGTDPKAKRRVVETIIQKPSKK, from the coding sequence ATGGCAGTCCGTAGTCACGCGGCTCCTCCAACGCCTTGGTCGAAGAGTTTGACCGAGCCAAAAATTCACGAAACCGCTTACATCCATTCTTTTTCCAACGTGATTGGGGATGTGCGTATTGGTTCTAATGTCCTGATTGCACCAGGAACTTCCATTAGAGCTGATGAGGGAGGACCGTTTCACATTGGCAATAGCTCCAACGTTCAGGATGGAGTTGTCATCCACGGGCTTGAACAAAGTCATGTGATTGGGGATGATGGTTCGTCCTACTCTGTTTGGATCGGGAGTAATGTGGCGATTACTCATATGGCATTGATCCATGGTCCTGCTTACGTTGGGGATGATTGTTTTATTGGGTTTCGCTCTACCGTGTTCAATGCTCGGATTGGACATGGTTGTGTTGTGATGATGCATACATTGATTCAGGATGTGGAAATTCCACCTGGGAAGCTTGTTCCATCTGGTGCAGTGATTACTAGCCAACAGCAGGCTGATCGCTTGCCGGATGTGCAGGAAGCGGACAGGGTATTTGCCGCTCATGTGGCGGGGATGAATCATGCACTGCGACTGGGGCATTACAGAACTGAAGAGGTTGCTCCAGTTGCAGTGGGTTCTGAGGAGTTTGGTCGGTCTACAGCAGCAAATTTGTCAGGTGAGGGCGAGTCTCAGCGCCAACTCACAAAGGGAGGGAGTATGGATTCTAATGTGATTAGCCATGTACGGCAATTGTTGGCGCAGGGATATCGAATTGGGACAGAGCATGCGGATGAGCGCAGGTTTCAGACCAGTTCCTGGAAAAGTTGTGCGCCGATTCAAGCAAGCAACGAGTCTCAAGTATTAGCAGAGTTAAATGCTTGTCTAAATGAGCATGCAGGCGAGTACGTGCGGTTGATTGGAATTGATACGAAGGCGAAAAAACGGGTGCTGGAGACGATTATTCAACGTCCGGGTGATAAACCAGGTCAGGGGGCACCCAGTGGGGGAATGGCTTCTTACAGTTATTCGGTGCCTAAAACGTCAGGCTATAACCCAAATGGGCAGTCCGGTGGAGCTTCTGTCTCTGATCTGGTTGCTCAAGTGCGGCAGTTATTAGCTCAAGGTGCTCGAATTGGCATGGAACATGCGGATGCTCGTCGGTTCCAAACTAGCTCCTGGACGAGTTGTGCACCGATTCAGTCAACGCGTGAAGCGGATGTACTGGCAGGTTTAGATGCCTGTATGCGAGAACATCCGGGCGAGTATGTGCGCTTGATTGGAATTGATCCAAAGGCAAAACGGCGAGTGGCAGAAGTGATCATTCAACGTCCTAATGGAAAGTCGCCTCAGTTCGCTGCAAGTGGTTTTGCTTCCTCTTACAGTACTTCTAACCAGGTGTCTCACGGTCATGCAACACCTGTAGGTGCTGGCTTCGAGTGGGCACAACAGGTGAGCCAACTGATGGCTCAGGGCTACACAGTTGGGGTGGAATACGCGGATGAGCGCCGTTTCCGGACTAGCTCTTGGACAAGTGCCCCTGCAATTCAAGCGCGACGGGATACGGACGCGATCGCAGCGATTCAATCACTACTAGCTGAACATGGTCGGGATTATGTGCGCTTAGTCGGGGTAGATCCAAAGGGCAAACGGCGGGTGGCAGAAGTTATCATTCACCGTCCCAATGGTAAGAGTGGAACGACTTCAGGTGCGAAGACAGTCAGTGCCTCTGTCTCTTCCCAGAGTGTTGGTTCCCCTGCTTATAGTGGATCTGTGACCAGTAATGGCAGTGGCCGATTGAACGGGGATGTGGCAAGTCAGGTGCGGCAGTTGCTGGCACAGGGATATCGCATCAGCACTGAGTATGCAGATGAGCGCCGATTTAGAACAAGTTCGTGGCAGAGTGGTGAAATCATCCAGTCAAGTCGAGATGCGGATGTCATGGCGGCATTGAATGCATTTATGAATCAGCATGCTGGCGATTATGTTCGGCTTGTTGGCACTGATCCCAAAGCGAAGCGGCGCGTAGTTGAAACCATTATCCAGAAGCCAAGCAAGAAGTAG
- a CDS encoding carbon dioxide concentrating mechanism/carboxysome shell protein (IMG reference gene:2510096821~PFAM: Ethanolamine utilisation protein EutN/carboxysome) — translation MQIARVLGTVTSTQKEPSLRGTKFLVVQFIDDDGEPLSGYEVAADNVGAGVGEWVLVSHGSAARQVPGSEQRPLDAAVIAIIDTVGVENRLLYSKRDQDR, via the coding sequence ATGCAGATTGCCAGAGTTCTTGGCACAGTTACCAGCACACAGAAGGAGCCAAGTCTCAGGGGTACTAAGTTCCTTGTTGTTCAGTTTATTGATGATGATGGGGAACCGCTTTCTGGTTATGAGGTTGCTGCTGACAATGTCGGTGCAGGAGTTGGCGAGTGGGTACTGGTAAGTCATGGCAGTGCCGCTCGTCAGGTTCCAGGAAGTGAACAACGCCCCCTAGATGCAGCCGTAATTGCGATTATCGATACGGTTGGTGTTGAGAATCGGCTCCTTTACAGCAAGCGGGATCAGGATCGCTAG
- a CDS encoding carbon dioxide concentrating mechanism/carboxysome shell protein (IMG reference gene:2510096822~PFAM: BMC domain), whose product MAIAVGMVETLGFPAVVEAADAMVKAARVTLVGYEKIGSGRVTVIVRGDVSEVQASVAAGIESVKRVNGGQVLSTHIIARPHENLEYVLPIRYTEAVEPFRESVSGIRPLNRP is encoded by the coding sequence ATGGCAATCGCAGTAGGAATGGTAGAAACCTTAGGGTTTCCCGCTGTTGTAGAAGCAGCTGATGCAATGGTGAAAGCCGCTCGCGTCACCTTAGTTGGCTACGAGAAAATTGGGAGTGGTCGTGTGACCGTAATCGTTCGTGGTGATGTTTCTGAGGTGCAAGCATCCGTTGCTGCTGGTATCGAAAGCGTGAAGCGAGTTAATGGTGGGCAAGTATTGTCTACTCACATCATTGCCCGTCCTCACGAAAACTTGGAGTACGTGCTGCCCATCCGCTACACCGAGGCAGTTGAACCATTCCGCGAGAGTGTCAGCGGTATTCGTCCGCTGAACCGCCCCTAA
- a CDS encoding carbon dioxide concentrating mechanism/carboxysome shell protein (IMG reference gene:2510096823~PFAM: BMC domain), producing MPIAVGMIETRGFPAVVEAADAMVKAARVTLVGYEKIGSGRVTVIVRGDVSEVQASVAAGIESAKRVNGGEVVSTHIIARPHENLEYVLPIRYTEAVDQFRT from the coding sequence ATGCCTATTGCAGTCGGAATGATTGAAACGAGAGGTTTCCCCGCTGTCGTGGAAGCGGCGGATGCGATGGTGAAAGCTGCTCGTGTCACTTTAGTTGGGTACGAAAAGATTGGAAGTGGTCGCGTAACGGTTATCGTTCGTGGCGATGTCTCCGAAGTGCAAGCATCGGTGGCGGCTGGTATTGAGTCTGCAAAGCGGGTCAACGGTGGTGAAGTGGTTTCCACTCATATCATTGCCCGTCCTCACGAAAACCTCGAATATGTATTGCCGATTCGATATACCGAAGCGGTCGATCAGTTCCGAACGTGA
- a CDS encoding NAD(P)H dehydrogenase, subunit NdhF3 family (IMG reference gene:2510096824~PFAM: NADH-Ubiquinone/plastoquinone (complex I), various chains; NADH-Ubiquinone oxidoreductase (complex I), chain 5 N-terminus~TIGRFAM: NAD(P)H dehydrogenase, subunit NdhF3 family), whose protein sequence is MQELLLEASWWIPLYGLIGAVLTLPWSTGYIRQTGPRPAAYFNLLMTIAALIHGAIAFRASLSLAPDPIVIPWFRAADLDLSFVIDISPVSLGAAELVTGLSILAQFFALGYMEKDWALARFFALMGFFEGAMTGLALSDSLFLSYALLEMLTLSTYLLVGFWYAQPLVVTAARDAFLTKRVGDVLLLMGVVALATLSGTLNFQELYDWAETATLTPTVSTLLGLALISGPIGKCAQFPLHMWLDEAMEGPNPASILRNSVVVACGAYILIKLQPILILSPVASIALVVLGTMTAIGASLVAIAQIDIKRALSHSTSAYLGIVFIAVGMQWTNVALLVLFAHAIAKALLFMSTGSIIVTTSTQDITEMGGLWSRMPATTTAFIVGACGLVGLLPLGGFWALREGVNAFWYDDAWLVGVLLTVNALTAFNLTRLFRLVFLGQPKVKTRRAPEVPWTMAVPLVSLTIITLLVPTILSRLYLLPDWAYMNHYAVILVMISGLVGCLMGALAQFSRVWTRSVQMPFKFLQDMLAYDFYIDQLYRVTVVWFVNLVSQLSAWFDRYVVDGIVNFVGLASIFGGESLKYSISGQSQLYLLTILLGVSLLGAWLTYPMWNYLLNYWIG, encoded by the coding sequence ATGCAAGAGTTGTTGTTGGAAGCGAGCTGGTGGATTCCACTGTACGGACTCATTGGAGCAGTGTTAACGCTGCCATGGTCTACGGGCTATATCCGGCAAACGGGACCCCGCCCCGCAGCTTATTTCAATCTACTGATGACGATCGCGGCTCTGATTCATGGGGCGATAGCGTTTCGCGCTAGTCTTAGCTTAGCTCCAGATCCAATTGTGATCCCTTGGTTCAGGGCAGCAGATTTAGATTTATCCTTTGTGATCGATATTTCTCCCGTCAGTTTGGGAGCCGCCGAGTTGGTCACAGGGTTGAGTATCCTGGCACAATTTTTCGCACTGGGCTACATGGAGAAAGACTGGGCACTGGCACGCTTCTTTGCCCTGATGGGGTTCTTTGAAGGAGCGATGACTGGTTTAGCGTTGAGTGATTCTCTGTTTTTATCCTACGCTCTGCTAGAAATGCTTACGCTCTCCACTTACTTGCTGGTAGGGTTTTGGTATGCTCAACCACTGGTTGTAACTGCAGCGCGGGATGCGTTTTTAACCAAACGGGTGGGAGATGTGTTGCTGCTGATGGGGGTTGTGGCACTAGCAACACTTTCTGGCACTTTAAACTTTCAAGAACTATACGACTGGGCTGAAACGGCTACTCTTACGCCAACTGTATCTACCTTGCTAGGGTTAGCTTTGATTTCAGGACCAATTGGGAAATGTGCCCAGTTTCCTTTACACATGTGGTTGGATGAGGCGATGGAGGGCCCTAACCCAGCGTCGATTCTACGAAATTCGGTTGTGGTCGCTTGTGGTGCCTATATTCTGATCAAACTTCAGCCAATTCTCATCCTGTCGCCTGTTGCGTCTATCGCACTGGTTGTCCTGGGAACCATGACTGCGATTGGGGCTTCCCTGGTGGCGATCGCGCAAATTGACATAAAGCGGGCACTGTCTCATTCAACCAGCGCCTATTTGGGCATTGTCTTCATTGCAGTGGGGATGCAATGGACAAACGTGGCGTTGCTCGTATTATTTGCTCACGCGATCGCCAAAGCCCTTTTGTTCATGAGTACTGGCTCTATTATCGTCACTACAAGTACTCAAGACATTACAGAAATGGGAGGCTTATGGTCACGTATGCCTGCAACGACAACAGCCTTTATAGTAGGAGCCTGTGGACTGGTCGGCTTGCTCCCACTAGGTGGTTTCTGGGCCTTACGAGAAGGGGTAAATGCCTTCTGGTATGATGACGCCTGGCTGGTTGGGGTTTTGCTAACGGTGAATGCCCTGACCGCTTTCAATTTAACCCGTCTCTTTCGTCTAGTGTTTTTAGGGCAACCCAAGGTTAAAACTCGTCGTGCTCCAGAAGTCCCCTGGACAATGGCAGTTCCACTCGTATCTCTCACGATTATCACGTTGCTAGTTCCAACAATCCTCAGTCGTCTATATCTCTTACCAGACTGGGCATACATGAATCACTATGCTGTCATTTTGGTGATGATTTCTGGGTTAGTTGGATGTTTAATGGGAGCGTTGGCTCAGTTTAGCAGGGTTTGGACACGCTCCGTGCAGATGCCCTTCAAATTCCTGCAAGATATGCTTGCTTACGACTTCTACATCGATCAGCTTTATCGAGTAACCGTCGTTTGGTTTGTTAACCTTGTGTCTCAGTTAAGTGCCTGGTTTGATCGCTACGTTGTCGATGGAATCGTCAATTTTGTCGGGTTAGCATCCATCTTTGGAGGAGAAAGCCTGAAATACAGCATATCCGGACAATCCCAGCTATATTTGCTAACAATTTTACTGGGGGTTAGTTTGTTAGGAGCCTGGCTCACATATCCCATGTGGAATTATCTGTTGAACTATTGGATTGGCTAG
- a CDS encoding NADH dehydrogenase subunit M (IMG reference gene:2510096825~PFAM: NADH-Ubiquinone/plastoquinone (complex I), various chains~TIGRFAM: proton-translocating NADH-quinone oxidoreductase, chain M), whose product MLSVLVWIPIVAALLIGILPRSSSSTMVRWVALIATATSFLWSIVLAVRFDALDTSAQFQELLPWIESLGLSYQLGLDGLSLPLVIINGLLTWIAVYSSDEAIQRPRLYYALVLLLSGGVAGAFLAQNLLLFFLFYELELIPLYFLIAIWGGSRRGYAATKFLIYTALSGILILAAFLGVVWLSHATSFEYGAINTQLLPIASQLVLLSLLLVGFGIKIPLVPLHTWLPDAHVEASTPISVLLAGVLLKLGTYGLLRFGLQLFPETWGILAPYLATWAVVSVLYGAFAAIAQTDMKKMVAYSSIGHMGYILLAAAAATPLSILGTVFQMVSHGLISAMLFLLVGVVYKKTGTRDINILRGLLNPERGMPIVGTLMVTGVMASAGIPGMMGFISEFLVFRGSFPVFPVQTLLSMVGTGLTAVYFLLLVNRTFFGRLPEQFSNLPKVYWSERLPAFGLAILIVFLGLQPSWMGRWSETTTTAMLVPEAAIATLAPTKPPETLKAPSTANSSRPMNTL is encoded by the coding sequence ATGCTCAGTGTTTTAGTCTGGATTCCTATCGTTGCAGCTTTGCTAATTGGGATATTGCCTCGCTCCAGTTCATCTACTATGGTGCGTTGGGTAGCACTCATTGCTACGGCGACATCCTTCCTCTGGTCCATTGTGTTAGCGGTGAGGTTTGATGCGCTGGATACAAGTGCTCAGTTTCAAGAACTTTTGCCCTGGATCGAATCGTTAGGCTTAAGCTATCAGCTTGGGTTGGATGGTTTATCACTGCCACTAGTAATCATTAACGGGCTACTCACCTGGATCGCCGTTTACAGTTCCGATGAAGCAATTCAACGTCCTCGCCTCTATTACGCATTAGTTCTGCTACTGAGTGGAGGCGTTGCTGGAGCGTTTTTGGCACAGAACTTGCTGTTATTCTTTCTATTCTACGAACTTGAGCTAATTCCCCTCTATTTCTTAATTGCAATTTGGGGAGGTAGCCGTCGGGGATATGCTGCTACTAAATTTCTAATCTACACCGCACTTTCAGGAATTCTGATTCTGGCAGCATTCTTAGGGGTTGTTTGGCTGAGCCATGCCACCAGTTTTGAGTATGGTGCCATTAATACTCAGCTTTTGCCAATCGCCAGCCAATTGGTGTTGTTGAGCTTGTTGCTTGTTGGCTTTGGTATCAAAATTCCACTGGTTCCTCTGCATACCTGGTTGCCTGATGCTCATGTGGAGGCTTCCACACCAATTTCGGTATTGCTAGCAGGAGTATTGCTGAAGTTAGGAACGTATGGATTGTTGCGTTTTGGTTTACAGCTTTTCCCAGAAACCTGGGGAATTTTAGCACCCTATTTGGCAACTTGGGCAGTGGTAAGTGTGCTGTATGGAGCCTTTGCTGCGATCGCTCAAACCGACATGAAAAAAATGGTGGCTTATAGTTCGATTGGGCACATGGGGTACATCCTACTCGCTGCTGCGGCTGCCACACCGTTGAGCATCTTGGGCACCGTGTTTCAAATGGTCAGCCATGGTTTGATTTCAGCCATGTTGTTTTTGCTAGTGGGCGTAGTCTATAAGAAAACAGGAACTCGCGATATTAATATCTTGCGTGGACTCCTCAATCCCGAACGGGGAATGCCCATCGTCGGTACGTTGATGGTAACTGGTGTGATGGCAAGTGCTGGAATACCCGGTATGATGGGATTTATCTCAGAGTTCCTAGTCTTCCGGGGTAGTTTTCCAGTTTTTCCGGTGCAAACGCTGCTGTCGATGGTGGGAACAGGGCTAACTGCTGTGTACTTCCTGTTGCTCGTAAACCGGACGTTCTTCGGGCGATTGCCGGAACAATTTTCCAACTTGCCGAAAGTTTATTGGTCCGAGCGATTACCAGCGTTCGGATTGGCTATTTTGATTGTGTTTTTGGGACTTCAACCAAGTTGGATGGGGCGTTGGAGTGAAACCACCACAACAGCCATGCTAGTACCGGAAGCAGCGATCGCAACGCTTGCTCCCACTAAACCACCAGAAACCCTCAAAGCTCCCTCAACTGCTAATTCTTCAAGACCCATGAATACCCTGTAG
- a CDS encoding CO2 hydration protein (IMG reference gene:2510096826~PFAM: CO2 hydration protein (ChpXY)~TIGRFAM: CO2 hydration protein), whose amino-acid sequence MNMTGSRDLTAPNHPLEEIILRLEQGGALLPDSPENVMEVVGILKSYGHVLDAYWRNLIYISESQFLVLFPFFKYFNGEVSFRKLLKHWWHDRINYEFSEYCMKAMLYHGGGKLDAYLDTPEFCERAQQAIAAKLRSNFVMQGISKVFPNFLLEQVRQLVYYSALGQFWRVMSPMFLSLSDRYDRGEIHSISDVVQHVLNGLVEAADKPITYAVKIADQTYEIIPKSVGLTFLMDAAVPYVEAVFFRSFPFMGTVSYNAQACQIPPDVERFSYGALYADPLPVGGAGIPPTLLMQDMRHFLPDYLHKFYERSLRGEEDIRVNICATFQKSMFCVTTAAMLGLMPHPLNTTNPEEQRQNRVYLESWMDRFVSSRLPSVQTCEVP is encoded by the coding sequence ATGAACATGACTGGTTCTCGCGATCTGACAGCACCCAACCATCCTCTCGAAGAGATTATCTTGCGGCTTGAACAGGGAGGAGCACTGCTGCCTGATTCTCCTGAAAACGTGATGGAAGTGGTGGGTATTCTAAAAAGCTATGGTCATGTCCTGGATGCCTACTGGCGCAACTTAATTTACATCTCAGAAAGTCAATTTCTTGTCCTATTCCCATTCTTTAAGTATTTCAACGGCGAGGTGTCGTTTCGGAAACTACTGAAGCACTGGTGGCACGATCGCATTAATTATGAATTTTCCGAATATTGCATGAAAGCCATGCTGTATCACGGGGGTGGCAAGTTAGATGCTTACCTGGATACCCCTGAATTTTGTGAGCGAGCACAGCAGGCGATCGCAGCAAAACTGCGGAGCAATTTCGTCATGCAGGGAATTTCTAAAGTATTTCCTAACTTTCTGCTGGAACAAGTTCGCCAATTGGTTTATTACAGTGCATTAGGGCAATTTTGGCGAGTCATGAGTCCGATGTTTCTTAGCTTGAGCGATCGCTACGATCGGGGCGAGATTCACTCTATCTCGGATGTAGTGCAGCATGTCCTGAATGGGTTAGTTGAAGCTGCTGACAAGCCTATTACCTATGCAGTCAAAATTGCGGATCAAACCTACGAGATTATTCCAAAATCAGTTGGGTTAACCTTTTTGATGGATGCCGCTGTACCTTACGTGGAAGCTGTATTTTTTCGCTCTTTTCCGTTTATGGGTACCGTTTCGTACAATGCGCAAGCCTGTCAGATTCCTCCAGATGTAGAACGGTTTTCTTACGGTGCCTTGTATGCAGACCCTTTACCAGTTGGAGGTGCGGGGATTCCGCCAACTCTACTGATGCAAGATATGCGCCATTTCTTACCCGACTATCTACATAAATTCTACGAGCGATCGCTACGAGGCGAGGAAGATATTCGAGTCAACATTTGCGCAACCTTTCAAAAATCAATGTTTTGTGTAACAACGGCTGCAATGCTGGGTCTCATGCCTCATCCACTCAATACAACCAACCCAGAGGAGCAACGACAAAACCGCGTCTATCTCGAATCCTGGATGGATCGCTTCGTAAGCTCGCGCTTACCCAGTGTTCAAACCTGCGAAGTCCCCTAA
- a CDS encoding hypothetical protein (IMG reference gene:2510096827), with the protein MSILYATAEIAIAFIKMLPKKKAIERMVRWEDVLKFFDDQRTNV; encoded by the coding sequence ATGTCTATTCTGTACGCTACGGCTGAAATTGCTATCGCCTTCATCAAAATGTTGCCTAAAAAGAAGGCAATTGAGAGGATGGTGCGATGGGAGGATGTGTTGAAGTTCTTTGACGATCAAAGGACCAATGTTTAG